The Sulfurimonas sp. genome includes the window CATCGTGACTCATAGTTGTAGTAGCATCTTTCATATCTTTAAACATATCACCAAAACTAAAATCACCAGCAGTAGCTGTTGAAGCTAATAAACTTAATACTATAGTACTCATCACAATTGTTTTTTTCATTTATATCCCCTTAATTTATCACTAAATATCATTGATTTTTCGCCATTGAAAATGTGATAAAAGTGTGTTATATTAAAACTATATCCCGTAAATGCTAAAGTGTAACTTAAATTCACATAATAATTTTTTTATAAATTTTATAAATTTTTCTTGAAAAACATCCATTGTATCCCAATAATAGCCGATTATAATTTATTCGCATACTATATATTTGTTCTTATAATGAATATTGAATAAGCCCTTGGTTGTGATGTTAAATGATGGCCAAGTGTGACAAAAATGTGACAAAATAAAATTTACAAATTTGCATTAAAGTGTTACAAAAGTAAATATTTTTGTTATACTCTTGTTAATAGTAATAAATTATTTTATAAAGGGTTAGGTAAGTGAAAAATATATTAACAACCTTATTGTTAAGTACAGCACTTTTTTCGAGTGTATATACAAAGCAAGACAGAATCAAAGATATGCAAGTTATGGCAGAAGCAATGACAACAATTGAAACTGGTTTTTTTTATAACAATAACGATATAGTGCAAAATGGTGCTTTATCTCTCTCAGATGCTATAAGAAGAATTAAGCCACCATTGGAAGTTAAAGAAGAAAAAGACCCAATGGCTAGATACATGAATAATAAAGTAGTTTTTAGTAATAAAATAGTAAAGACTATCGATAAAAAAGCTAAGATAATTATAGAAAGATTTGCTGTTGGTGATGTTCAAGCCGCAACGCAAGCATATACAAAAATAATGAAGCAATGTATGAGATGTCATCACGAAATTCGTCAATGGTGATGTATTGAAAAATATTTTTTTAATATCAATTATTTTATTTAGTGTGAATATTTTAGCTTTTGAATTGCCAATAACAGGAACTGTAGTCTCGTATAACCAAAAAATGGTTGGAGCAAGATATATGGGTTATATCAAAAACATATATTTTGATATTGGAGACAGGGTAGAAAGAGAGGACACTCTTTTTGAAATGGAATCTGCTGAGTTTGATATTTTAAAATCTCAAGCAGATTTAGCTCTAGAACAAGCGAATTCCATTGTGAATATGTATAAAACTCGTATGGATTCTATTAATAGAGAGCGAAAAGCTTTAAAAAAACAAGGTATGTTTAATCCTGAAGATATGCAGAACCTTGATATTACAGCAAATAATGTTTCAGCAGGACTTGCATCTGCTCAAGTTCTTGTTAAAAATGCTGCTTCAAAACTAAAACAAGTTGCAACTATAACAGGTTACCTCGAGATTAAAGCACCAAATAGTGGAATAATAGTTGAAAAAAGAATTCGTGTTGGAGATTTAGTAGCTCCTGGTATGC containing:
- a CDS encoding cytochrome C, which produces MKNILTTLLLSTALFSSVYTKQDRIKDMQVMAEAMTTIETGFFYNNNDIVQNGALSLSDAIRRIKPPLEVKEEKDPMARYMNNKVVFSNKIVKTIDKKAKIIIERFAVGDVQAATQAYTKIMKQCMRCHHEIRQW
- a CDS encoding efflux RND transporter periplasmic adaptor subunit, with the translated sequence MKNIFLISIILFSVNILAFELPITGTVVSYNQKMVGARYMGYIKNIYFDIGDRVEREDTLFEMESAEFDILKSQADLALEQANSIVNMYKTRMDSINRERKALKKQGMFNPEDMQNLDITANNVSAGLASAQVLVKNAASKLKQVATITGYLEIKAPNSGIIVEKRIRVGDLVAPGMLGMIIVDLEHLQIEGEVAESDLKYVNKYQKVKIEIPSISYRDTGYIKSVVPSANPMAHTFKIIINFKKKSNKIFPGMYAKILIKIDEKYYTRD